One Epinephelus fuscoguttatus linkage group LG10, E.fuscoguttatus.final_Chr_v1 genomic window carries:
- the onecut3a gene encoding hepatocyte nuclear factor 6 — MELTMENIGNLHGVSHSHQTSDLMNSPHARQSSASHRNLVSHGRSAMVSSMASILEGAGDYRTDHALSGPLHPAMTMSCDSGMSLSSTYTTLTPLQHLPPISTVSEKFHHPHPHAHHHPAHQRLAAGNVSGSFTLMRDDRSLASMSNLYGHYPKDMSGMGQPLSPLSNGLGSLHSSQQTLSAYGPGAHLSNDKMISSGGFESHAAMLSRGEEHLARGLGGHGAGLMTSLNGIHHHSHPHSQANGSMLSDRDRQTVVGGGQGGGSGQVEEINTKEVAQRITAELKRYSIPQAIFAQRILCRSQGTLSDLLRNPKPWSKLKSGRETFRRMWKWLQEPEFQRMSALRLAACKRKEQEQHKDRNTAPKKQRLVFTDLQRRTLIAIFKENKRPSKEMQITISQQLGLELSTVSNFFMNARRRCVDRWHDDHGASPGQPGTSATTFSKA, encoded by the exons ATGGAGCTTACAATGGAAAACATTGGAAATCTGCACGGTGTATCTCACTCCCATCAAACGAGCGACTTAATGAACTCCCCGCACGCGCGCCAGTCGTCGGCGTCGCATCGGAACTTGGTGTCGCACGGTCGGTCAGCCATGGTGTCCAGCATGGCCTCGATACTGGAGGGAGCAGGGGACTACCGCACAGACCACGCTTTGTCTGGCCCCCTGCATCCGGCAATGACCATGTCGTGCGACTCCGGGATGAGCCTGAGCAGCACCTACACCACGCTGACGCCGCTGCAGCACCTGCCCCCCATATCCACCGTGTCGGAGAAATTTCACCATCCACACCCACATGCTCACCATCATCCGGCGCACCAGCGACTCGCGGCCGGGAACGTTAGCGGCAGCTTCACCCTGATGAGGGACGACCGAAGCCTCGCCTCCATGAGCAACCTCTACGGCCACTACCCCAAAGACATGTCCGGCATGGGGCAGCCTCTATCCCCTCTGTCTAATGGTCTCGGGTCTTTGCACAGCTCCCAGCAGACTCTCAGCGCCTATGGTCCTGGAGCTCACCTCTCCAACGACAAGATGATCTCCTCGGGGGGCTTCGAGTCCCACGCAGCCATGCTGTCCCGGGGCGAGGAGCACCTGGCCCGGGGTCTCGGGGGCCACGGGGCCGGGCTCATGACATCCTTGAACGGCATACACCATCACAGCCATCCGCACTCTCAGGCAAACGGGTCCATGCTGTCAGACCGGGACAGGCAGACGGTGGTGGGAGGCGGGCAGGGAGGTGGGTCAGGGCAGGTGGAGGAGATAAACACCAAGGAGGTGGCACAGCGAATAACGGCAGAGCTCAAGCGCTACAGCATCCCCCAGGCCATCTTTGCTCAGAGGATCTTGTGCCGGTCCCAGGGAACTCTGTCTGACCTGCTGCGGAATCCTAAACCGTGGAGTAAACTCAAGTCTGGTCGGGAGACGTTCAGGAGGATGTGGAAGTGGCTCCAGGAGCCCGAGTTCCAGCGGATGTCGGCGCTCAGGCTTGCAG CCTGCAAGCGCAAAGAACAGGAGCAACACAAGGACCGCAACACGGCGCCCAAGAAACAGCGTCTGGTCTTCACTGACCTGCAGCGCCGCACACTCATCGCCATCTTCAAGGAGAACAAGCGTCCATCCAAGGAAATGCAGATCACCATCTCCCAGCAGCTCGGCCTGGAGCTCAGCACCGTCAGCAACTTCTTTATGAATGCGCGCCGCCGCTGTGTGGACCGCTGGCACGATGACCACGGTGCCAGCCCCGGGCAGCCGGGCACATCCGCCACCACCTTCTCCAAGgcctga